The Deltaproteobacteria bacterium DNA window CAACGCCTTATAAAGGCTCTCGCGCCCGAGACCCGTCTCGCGAGCGATTTCGGACATCCCCTTGGCGCGGGCGATGTCCCCCAAGGCGGCTGCCACCAGCGCAGGGTCGCCCTCTTCGAGTGCAGCTTCCAGATAGGCGGCCATGT harbors:
- a CDS encoding putative addiction module antidote protein: MAKTKTQPWDVAEHLETEEDMAAYLEAALEEGDPALVAAALGDIARAKGMSEIARETGLGRESLYKALSPEGNPEFATVLKVVRALGLRLHATTEHA